One region of Vigna angularis cultivar LongXiaoDou No.4 chromosome 10, ASM1680809v1, whole genome shotgun sequence genomic DNA includes:
- the LOC108335359 gene encoding WAT1-related protein At5g40210 isoform X1: protein MTRLGNGTGKLLPFVGMMVAMLTQSGSMVVIKVAMIDDINKYVMVVYSFALSTILLLPFALFLHRSERPPLTFSALCSFFLLAFFGSSGTIMAYVGIELSSPTLASALLNLVPAFTFILALIFRMEEVRWRNSSSQAKVLGTVASIAGAFVVILYKGPLIFKTHSTNFSNQILQFSAQLNWILGGIFCIADSLFTSMWYIYQASVAKKYPAVTVIVFFQLLSSTVQCGVFALIAVRDPTEWKLNLDIGLIGVLYQAIVATMIRYLLCTWCVLKAGPLFCSMFKPVAIIFTTFMGAIFLGDDFSLGSLIGAVIIVVGFYAVLWGKSKEENEIAKGVENLESPCHNVPLLQDRNRFKL, encoded by the exons ATGACAAGATTGGGGAATGGAACTGGAAAATTACTGCCATTTGTGGGAATGATGGTGGCTATGCTAACTCAAAGTGGCAGCATGGTGGTAATCAAAGTTGCCATGATTGATGATATCAACAAATATGTCATGGTTGTCTACTCTTTTGCACTCTCCACAATCTTGCTTCTTCCCTTTGCCTTGTTTCTCCACAG GTCAGAACGTCCTCCTCTCACGTTCTCTGCACTCTGCAGCTTCTTTCTGCTTGCATTCTTTGG GAGTTCAGGAACTATAATGGCTTATGTTGGAATTGAACTGAGCTCGCCGACACTTGCCTCAGCCCTTCTTAACCTCGTTCCAGCTTTCACTTTTATACTTGCTCTCATTTTCag GATGGAAGAAGTACGGTGGAGGAACTCAAGCAGCCAAGCTAAAGTGTTAGGAACAGTAGCATCAATTGCAGGAGCATTTGTTGTGATACTCTACAAGGGTCCTCTCATCTTTAAGACGCATTCGACTAACTTTTCTAACCAAATCCTTCAATTTTCAGCACAGCTAAATTGGATCTTAGGAGGGATATTCTGCATTGCAGATTCACTTTTTACTTCCATGTGGTACATATATCAG GCTTCGGTAGCAAAGAAATACCCTGCTGTAACAGTGATTGTATTCTTCCAACTCTTATCTTCAACCGTGCAGTGTGGAGTATTTGCCTTAATTGCTGTGAGGGATCCGACTGAATGGAAGCTCAACTTGGATATAGGGCTGATTGGCGTTCTATATCAG GCAATAGTTGCAACAATGATACGTTACCTACTATGCACATGGTGCGTCCTTAAAGCAGGTCCTCTGTTTTGTTCTATGTTCAAACCTGTGGCAATCATTTTCACCACTTTCATGGGTGCAATCTTTCTTGGAGATGATTTCAGTCTTGGAAG TTTGATTGGTGCGGTTATAATCGTGGTTGGATTTTATGCTGTATTGTGGGGGAAATCCAAAGAGGAGAATGAGATTGCAAAAGGGGTTGAGAACTTGGAGTCACCATGCCATAATGTTCCTTTGTTGCAAGATAGGAACAG GTTCAAGCTGTGA
- the LOC108335359 gene encoding WAT1-related protein At5g40240 isoform X2 gives MTRLGNGTGKLLPFVGMMVAMLTQSGSMVVIKVAMIDDINKYVMVVYSFALSTILLLPFALFLHRSERPPLTFSALCSFFLLAFFGSSGTIMAYVGIELSSPTLASALLNLVPAFTFILALIFRMEEVRWRNSSSQAKVLGTVASIAGAFVVILYKGPLIFKTHSTNFSNQILQFSAQLNWILGGIFCIADSLFTSMWYIYQASVAKKYPAVTVIVFFQLLSSTVQCGVFALIAVRDPTEWKLNLDIGLIGVLYQVLCFVLCSNLWQSFSPLSWVQSFLEMISVLEV, from the exons ATGACAAGATTGGGGAATGGAACTGGAAAATTACTGCCATTTGTGGGAATGATGGTGGCTATGCTAACTCAAAGTGGCAGCATGGTGGTAATCAAAGTTGCCATGATTGATGATATCAACAAATATGTCATGGTTGTCTACTCTTTTGCACTCTCCACAATCTTGCTTCTTCCCTTTGCCTTGTTTCTCCACAG GTCAGAACGTCCTCCTCTCACGTTCTCTGCACTCTGCAGCTTCTTTCTGCTTGCATTCTTTGG GAGTTCAGGAACTATAATGGCTTATGTTGGAATTGAACTGAGCTCGCCGACACTTGCCTCAGCCCTTCTTAACCTCGTTCCAGCTTTCACTTTTATACTTGCTCTCATTTTCag GATGGAAGAAGTACGGTGGAGGAACTCAAGCAGCCAAGCTAAAGTGTTAGGAACAGTAGCATCAATTGCAGGAGCATTTGTTGTGATACTCTACAAGGGTCCTCTCATCTTTAAGACGCATTCGACTAACTTTTCTAACCAAATCCTTCAATTTTCAGCACAGCTAAATTGGATCTTAGGAGGGATATTCTGCATTGCAGATTCACTTTTTACTTCCATGTGGTACATATATCAG GCTTCGGTAGCAAAGAAATACCCTGCTGTAACAGTGATTGTATTCTTCCAACTCTTATCTTCAACCGTGCAGTGTGGAGTATTTGCCTTAATTGCTGTGAGGGATCCGACTGAATGGAAGCTCAACTTGGATATAGGGCTGATTGGCGTTCTATATCAG GTCCTCTGTTTTGTTCTATGTTCAAACCTGTGGCAATCATTTTCACCACTTTCATGGGTGCAATCTTTCTTGGAGATGATTTCAGTCTTGGAAG TTTGA
- the LOC108335359 gene encoding WAT1-related protein At5g40240 isoform X3 — translation MAYVGIELSSPTLASALLNLVPAFTFILALIFRMEEVRWRNSSSQAKVLGTVASIAGAFVVILYKGPLIFKTHSTNFSNQILQFSAQLNWILGGIFCIADSLFTSMWYIYQASVAKKYPAVTVIVFFQLLSSTVQCGVFALIAVRDPTEWKLNLDIGLIGVLYQAIVATMIRYLLCTWCVLKAGPLFCSMFKPVAIIFTTFMGAIFLGDDFSLGSLIGAVIIVVGFYAVLWGKSKEENEIAKGVENLESPCHNVPLLQDRNRFKL, via the exons ATGGCTTATGTTGGAATTGAACTGAGCTCGCCGACACTTGCCTCAGCCCTTCTTAACCTCGTTCCAGCTTTCACTTTTATACTTGCTCTCATTTTCag GATGGAAGAAGTACGGTGGAGGAACTCAAGCAGCCAAGCTAAAGTGTTAGGAACAGTAGCATCAATTGCAGGAGCATTTGTTGTGATACTCTACAAGGGTCCTCTCATCTTTAAGACGCATTCGACTAACTTTTCTAACCAAATCCTTCAATTTTCAGCACAGCTAAATTGGATCTTAGGAGGGATATTCTGCATTGCAGATTCACTTTTTACTTCCATGTGGTACATATATCAG GCTTCGGTAGCAAAGAAATACCCTGCTGTAACAGTGATTGTATTCTTCCAACTCTTATCTTCAACCGTGCAGTGTGGAGTATTTGCCTTAATTGCTGTGAGGGATCCGACTGAATGGAAGCTCAACTTGGATATAGGGCTGATTGGCGTTCTATATCAG GCAATAGTTGCAACAATGATACGTTACCTACTATGCACATGGTGCGTCCTTAAAGCAGGTCCTCTGTTTTGTTCTATGTTCAAACCTGTGGCAATCATTTTCACCACTTTCATGGGTGCAATCTTTCTTGGAGATGATTTCAGTCTTGGAAG TTTGATTGGTGCGGTTATAATCGTGGTTGGATTTTATGCTGTATTGTGGGGGAAATCCAAAGAGGAGAATGAGATTGCAAAAGGGGTTGAGAACTTGGAGTCACCATGCCATAATGTTCCTTTGTTGCAAGATAGGAACAG GTTCAAGCTGTGA